Proteins from a single region of Sneathiella aquimaris:
- the gltX gene encoding glutamate--tRNA ligase, producing the protein MTAKFRFAPSPTGFLHVGNARLALINWLYAKKTGGQFVLRLDDTDEERSTEEYAVGIQDDLTWLGLDWDDLKKQSSRKEEYDRAIDALKSSGRVYACYETAEELEYKRKRQIARKMPPVYDRSALKLTEDEIEKFKAEGRKPHWRFLLDQEKVTWQDDVRGEVSVDCASMSDPVLIRSDGRPLYHLPSVVDDIDFGITHVIRGEDHVSNTALHIQIFKALGADVPAFAHLPLLMGPDGGPLSKREGSQSLRELRGTGLEPMSINSLLARLGTSDNVDAQGDLAAVVEGFDINRFSRAAAKFDPAELKNINARILHEMSWEQASKRLNLEGATEAFWLAVRGNLETIKDAEGWWNVVCGPITPVVEDPEFLAKAAELLPEGPLDAGSWKIWTTAVKDALGVKGKALFMPLRQALTGRSHGPEMNNMLVLIGREKALARLAGKQA; encoded by the coding sequence ATGACTGCAAAATTTAGATTTGCCCCTAGCCCGACAGGTTTCCTTCATGTCGGGAACGCTCGACTGGCGCTTATTAACTGGTTGTATGCCAAAAAAACGGGCGGCCAGTTTGTCCTGCGTTTGGATGACACAGATGAAGAGCGGTCAACCGAGGAATATGCCGTTGGTATTCAAGACGATTTGACATGGCTGGGTCTCGATTGGGATGACCTGAAAAAACAGTCGTCACGGAAAGAGGAATATGATCGGGCAATTGACGCGTTAAAATCGTCAGGTCGGGTGTATGCCTGTTACGAAACCGCAGAGGAGCTGGAATATAAACGTAAGCGGCAGATCGCCCGAAAAATGCCTCCCGTTTATGATCGGTCCGCCTTAAAACTGACCGAAGACGAGATTGAAAAATTCAAAGCAGAGGGTCGTAAACCCCACTGGCGTTTCCTGCTGGATCAGGAAAAAGTGACCTGGCAGGATGATGTTCGCGGTGAAGTCAGTGTTGATTGTGCCAGCATGTCAGATCCCGTTCTTATTCGGAGTGACGGACGCCCGCTTTACCATCTGCCATCCGTTGTGGATGATATTGATTTTGGAATTACCCATGTTATCCGGGGCGAAGACCATGTAAGCAACACAGCCCTGCATATCCAGATTTTCAAAGCCCTTGGCGCCGATGTTCCCGCATTTGCCCATCTTCCGTTACTGATGGGGCCGGATGGCGGCCCCCTGTCTAAACGGGAAGGCAGTCAAAGCCTGCGGGAGCTTCGAGGCACTGGATTGGAGCCAATGAGCATCAATAGCCTGCTTGCCCGACTTGGAACGTCTGACAATGTGGACGCGCAGGGAGACCTGGCGGCGGTTGTTGAGGGGTTTGATATCAATCGGTTCAGCCGTGCAGCTGCAAAATTTGATCCAGCGGAACTTAAAAACATTAATGCCCGCATCCTTCATGAAATGTCATGGGAGCAGGCGTCCAAGCGGCTTAACCTTGAAGGGGCCACCGAAGCATTTTGGCTGGCTGTTCGGGGGAATCTTGAGACAATCAAAGATGCTGAAGGCTGGTGGAACGTTGTCTGTGGTCCGATTACACCGGTTGTTGAGGATCCCGAATTTCTGGCAAAGGCCGCTGAATTGCTGCCAGAAGGGCCGTTGGATGCGGGAAGCTGGAAGATTTGGACCACTGCAGTGAAGGACGCCCTTGGCGTGAAAGGAAAAGCCCTTTTCATGCCTTTGCGTCAGGCGCTGACCGGACGGTCTCATGGTCCGGAAATGAATAATATGTTGGTTTTGATCGGGCGTGAAAAAGCGCTCGCGCGTCTTGCTGGTAAACAGGCCTGA
- a CDS encoding nicotinate phosphoribosyltransferase, producing MNQQSIKTGLTAVDQSISDHTDQYFNKTKKVVREFGDKIVTYAIFMRRPVIFCPRLVVEWLEEINRLRGYTFQVEPCFEEGDWVGAGEPLIYITGSFIDLVDLETLYLQKLGSACVAAYNAYLMCGHLPNASFLAMDARHCAGSEMAEMMAYAASVGSKAAQNEHGAIGFIGNANDSTAHYFGNTKGLGTMPHALIGYAGSTLRAAEMFIESFPGEPITVLVDYFGKEITDALAVCHRFPEMAADGLISIRMDTHGGRFIEGLDPAGSYAVVERYMPKGIRQYRSEEELKWIVGTGVSAAAIYRMRECLDEAGFDKVRIVASSGFSAEKCRIMGSLNVPIDVIGTGSYLPSSWTETYATADIIAYDGEPSVKLGREFLLKKEK from the coding sequence ATGAATCAGCAATCCATAAAAACCGGCCTGACGGCAGTTGATCAGAGTATATCTGATCATACAGATCAGTATTTTAATAAAACGAAGAAGGTCGTCCGGGAGTTTGGCGATAAAATAGTCACTTACGCCATTTTTATGCGGCGTCCGGTTATCTTTTGCCCTCGCCTTGTTGTCGAATGGTTGGAAGAGATCAATCGTCTTCGAGGATATACTTTTCAGGTGGAACCCTGTTTTGAAGAAGGTGACTGGGTTGGGGCAGGCGAGCCGCTGATTTATATCACTGGCAGTTTTATTGATCTTGTTGATCTTGAGACCTTGTATCTTCAGAAACTTGGTTCCGCCTGCGTTGCCGCTTATAACGCGTATCTGATGTGCGGTCATTTGCCCAATGCTTCGTTTTTGGCAATGGATGCGCGCCACTGTGCCGGTTCTGAAATGGCAGAAATGATGGCCTATGCTGCATCGGTAGGCAGTAAAGCTGCGCAAAACGAGCATGGTGCAATCGGTTTTATTGGGAATGCCAATGACAGCACAGCTCATTATTTCGGGAATACAAAAGGGCTCGGCACCATGCCGCATGCCCTGATTGGATATGCGGGCAGTACGCTCCGTGCAGCCGAAATGTTTATCGAAAGCTTTCCCGGTGAACCGATCACGGTCCTTGTGGATTATTTTGGTAAGGAAATCACCGACGCGCTTGCCGTATGTCACCGTTTCCCTGAGATGGCGGCCGATGGCTTGATCTCTATTCGAATGGATACCCATGGCGGGCGATTTATCGAAGGGCTGGATCCGGCTGGATCTTATGCGGTTGTCGAACGTTACATGCCGAAAGGTATTCGTCAGTATCGGTCTGAAGAAGAATTGAAATGGATCGTCGGGACCGGGGTCTCGGCGGCAGCGATCTATCGCATGCGCGAATGTCTTGATGAAGCAGGTTTCGACAAGGTTCGGATTGTTGCTTCCTCAGGTTTTTCAGCAGAAAAATGTCGGATCATGGGCAGTCTGAATGTGCCGATTGATGTGATCGGGACCGGGTCCTATCTCCCCTCCAGCTGGACAGAGACTTATGCGACCGCAGATATCATAGCTTATGACGGTGAACCCAGTGTGAAACTGGGCCGGGAATTTTTGTTGAAAAAGGAAAAATAG
- a CDS encoding MFS transporter yields MMLGNGLQGSLLGVRANIEGFPTALTGFIMSAYYVGFLFGSIVTPKILVTVGHVRVFAALASLASTTTLLHAVIPDPYMWGIFRIITGFCFAGLYIVSESWLNDVASNETRGQILSFYMTIIWVGMAGGQFLLTVSDPGGYNLFIIVSVLVSFALIPSALTASPLPNMETTRSLGLRQLYKISPLGVIGVFSVGVGHGAFFAMAAVYAGLINLSLIEISTFISVSIIGGALLQMPIGRLSDHFDRRQVIFGTAILAAATGAMMFVLQDGESKLLFLLGAGVFGGFCMPIYSLCLAHTNDYLEPDEMVAASSGLILTNSVGAVIGPLIVSFLMSSFGASAFFVFLATIFAFIGFFTLYRMSIKESVPVDEQVEFVAMPIRSGTMVPVMNPESEEWIEDEPIDFEHYENKDITHPFFLSKASMSIMEDYVEDDDEDDETGSIMDDGPSLWNRNG; encoded by the coding sequence ATGATGCTCGGCAATGGTTTGCAGGGCAGTCTTCTAGGTGTGCGCGCCAATATCGAAGGCTTTCCGACTGCACTGACCGGTTTCATCATGTCAGCCTACTATGTAGGCTTTCTTTTTGGATCGATTGTCACTCCAAAAATTTTGGTTACAGTGGGCCATGTCCGTGTATTCGCGGCATTGGCGTCGCTTGCTTCCACGACCACGTTGTTGCACGCCGTTATTCCCGATCCGTATATGTGGGGGATTTTCCGGATTATTACAGGCTTTTGCTTCGCCGGGCTTTATATTGTCAGTGAAAGCTGGCTGAACGATGTTGCGAGCAATGAAACCCGCGGGCAAATCCTGTCCTTTTATATGACAATCATATGGGTTGGTATGGCCGGCGGACAGTTCCTTCTGACCGTTTCCGATCCGGGCGGATACAACCTTTTCATTATTGTTTCTGTACTGGTTTCGTTTGCGCTTATTCCATCAGCGCTCACCGCGTCGCCACTCCCGAATATGGAGACGACCCGCAGTCTGGGCTTGAGGCAGCTTTACAAGATTTCTCCGTTGGGGGTAATTGGTGTTTTCTCAGTTGGTGTTGGACATGGTGCGTTTTTCGCTATGGCCGCGGTATATGCGGGCTTGATCAACCTGTCATTGATTGAAATTTCGACCTTTATCAGTGTGAGCATTATTGGAGGGGCCCTGTTGCAAATGCCAATCGGTCGACTGTCAGATCATTTCGATCGTCGGCAAGTGATCTTTGGCACGGCCATTTTAGCCGCTGCAACCGGCGCCATGATGTTTGTCCTGCAGGATGGCGAGAGTAAACTCCTGTTTTTGTTGGGAGCAGGGGTCTTTGGTGGCTTTTGTATGCCGATCTATTCTTTGTGTCTGGCGCATACAAACGATTATCTTGAACCCGACGAAATGGTGGCCGCGAGTAGTGGGTTGATTTTGACCAATAGTGTGGGGGCGGTAATCGGCCCGTTGATCGTCTCTTTTCTGATGTCCAGTTTTGGTGCGTCGGCCTTCTTTGTTTTTCTGGCAACAATCTTTGCGTTTATCGGGTTTTTTACCCTGTACCGCATGAGTATTAAAGAATCTGTTCCGGTCGATGAACAGGTTGAATTTGTGGCCATGCCAATTCGTTCAGGAACCATGGTTCCAGTCATGAACCCTGAATCAGAGGAATGGATTGAAGATGAACCCATCGATTTTGAACATTATGAAAACAAGGATATTACCCATCCGTTCTTTCTGAGCAAAGCGTCCATGAGCATAATGGAAGATTATGTTGAAGATGATGACGAAGACGATGAGACCGGTAGTATTATGGACGACGGTCCCTCCTTGTGGAACCGAAACGGCTAA
- a CDS encoding NAD+ synthase has translation MTDKLRIAMAQANPTLGDIAGNIKLAREFRQEAEADGADLIVYPELFLSGYPPEDLVLKPAFIRSIKAAIDELTELTLDGGPAMLMSGPVSENGKLYNSVFLLEDGKMSAIRHKAKLPNYGVFDEMRVFDAGPLPGPIPFKGVRLGVMICEDMWFNDVAECLAETGAELLIVPNGSPFDHEKSDSRINYAVERVTETGLPLMYVNQIGGQDELVFDGGSFILNSDRSLPVQMSCWKEDLLITDWRRNDEGAWQCDTEHLKDPGASLERVYHAMVLGLKDYVEKNKFPGVVLGLSGGIDSALSAAVSVDALGADRVHCVMMPSKYTSQESLDDAAECARLLGTRLDSVPIVPAVDAYETMLGGLFEGTEADITEENIQSRVRGVTLMAISNKFGKMVLTTGNKSEMSTGYATIYGDMCGGYSVLKDLYKTLCFDVSEWRNANMSTLFKGPAGAVMPSNVITKPPSAELREDQKDEDSLPPYEVLDAILHALVEEEKSFAEIVAAGYERETVSRIQNLLYIAEYKRRQAPPGVKITTRNFGRDRRYPITNGYRDKR, from the coding sequence ATGACTGATAAATTACGTATTGCAATGGCACAGGCCAACCCGACATTGGGTGATATTGCAGGAAACATCAAATTGGCGCGCGAATTTCGGCAGGAAGCTGAAGCGGATGGCGCTGACCTGATCGTTTATCCCGAACTTTTCTTGAGCGGATATCCGCCGGAAGATCTGGTTCTGAAGCCCGCTTTTATTCGAAGCATCAAAGCCGCTATTGACGAGCTTACAGAACTGACACTGGATGGCGGACCGGCCATGTTGATGTCGGGACCGGTGTCAGAGAACGGGAAGCTTTATAATTCTGTTTTCCTGTTGGAAGATGGGAAAATGTCGGCCATTCGTCATAAAGCCAAATTACCTAATTATGGCGTTTTTGATGAAATGCGAGTATTTGACGCAGGGCCGTTGCCCGGGCCAATCCCGTTCAAAGGGGTCCGTCTCGGTGTCATGATCTGCGAAGATATGTGGTTCAATGATGTGGCCGAATGCCTTGCTGAAACGGGTGCAGAATTGCTGATTGTTCCCAATGGCAGCCCGTTTGATCATGAAAAAAGTGACTCCCGTATCAATTATGCGGTGGAACGTGTAACCGAAACCGGTTTGCCATTGATGTATGTTAATCAGATTGGCGGACAGGACGAACTTGTGTTCGATGGCGGGTCTTTTATCCTTAATTCGGATCGATCCTTGCCCGTGCAGATGAGTTGTTGGAAAGAGGATCTTCTGATCACGGATTGGCGCCGCAATGATGAAGGAGCTTGGCAGTGCGACACGGAGCATCTGAAAGATCCCGGTGCATCATTGGAACGGGTTTATCATGCCATGGTTCTGGGTTTAAAAGATTATGTGGAAAAGAACAAATTTCCGGGTGTTGTTCTGGGCCTTTCTGGCGGAATTGATAGCGCCCTAAGTGCCGCTGTTTCCGTTGATGCATTAGGAGCGGACCGGGTTCATTGTGTTATGATGCCGTCCAAATACACCTCACAGGAAAGTCTGGATGATGCCGCGGAATGCGCCCGCCTTCTTGGAACGCGTCTGGACAGTGTTCCAATTGTTCCCGCTGTTGATGCTTATGAGACCATGCTGGGCGGTCTGTTTGAAGGAACTGAAGCAGATATTACCGAGGAAAACATCCAGTCCCGTGTGCGTGGCGTGACGTTGATGGCTATTTCCAACAAATTTGGCAAGATGGTTCTGACGACTGGCAATAAATCCGAGATGTCCACCGGCTATGCAACAATTTATGGGGATATGTGCGGGGGATACTCTGTCCTTAAAGACCTTTATAAAACCCTGTGTTTCGACGTTTCGGAGTGGCGGAATGCGAACATGTCGACTTTGTTCAAGGGGCCAGCTGGCGCTGTAATGCCCAGCAATGTGATTACCAAGCCGCCGTCTGCAGAATTGCGTGAAGATCAGAAAGATGAAGACAGTTTGCCTCCTTATGAGGTTCTGGATGCCATTTTGCATGCGCTTGTGGAGGAAGAGAAATCCTTTGCGGAAATAGTTGCTGCAGGCTATGAACGCGAAACTGTTAGCCGAATTCAAAACTTGCTTTATATTGCAGAATATAAACGGCGACAGGCTCCTCCTGGCGTGAAAATTACGACCCGAAATTTTGGTCGGGACAGACGCTATCCTATTACCAACGGATACAGAGATAAAAGATGA
- the cimA gene encoding citramalate synthase, translated as MSKERLYLFDTTLRDGAQTQGVDFSVENKIFIAEALDKLGIDYIEGGWPGANPGDTAFFENPPKFKNATFTAFGMTRRPGRSVSNDVGLAAVLDAKTPATCLVGKSWDFQVDVALGISNQENVELISSSIEECVRQGREAMYDAEHFFDGYKANPDYAMECLKAAHDAGARWVVLCDTNGGSMPHEVSRIVKEVVKVIPGDHVGIHTHNDTENAVSNTLAAVLAGARQVQGTINGLGERCGNANMMSLIPTFMLKEPFKSQFETGISAEGLKSLTSVSRLLDEVLNRAANRHQPYVGPSAFTHKGGLHVSAVQKDPSTYEHIEPSLVGNSRIIPVSDQAGRSNVLAQLKDFGMDVDPKDPRIDRLLEEVKEREFNGYSYDSAPASFELMARRRLGMVPNYFEVESFRTQVERRHNAKGDMISVSDAVVKVIVDGKRYMSVAEGNGAVNALDMALRKDLGKYSQYLEDLRLEDFKVRILTTGTEAVTRVTIESIDDTLKNWTTVGVSPNLVDAAFAALQDSIIYKLLKAGAPAGK; from the coding sequence ATGAGCAAAGAACGGCTATATCTTTTCGACACGACGCTACGGGATGGCGCGCAAACCCAAGGCGTGGATTTTAGTGTTGAGAACAAGATTTTTATTGCCGAAGCTCTGGATAAGTTGGGGATTGACTATATCGAAGGCGGATGGCCCGGCGCCAATCCTGGCGATACGGCTTTTTTCGAAAATCCGCCAAAGTTTAAAAACGCTACCTTTACTGCGTTTGGAATGACCCGTCGTCCCGGACGCAGTGTGTCCAACGATGTGGGACTTGCGGCTGTTCTTGATGCGAAAACGCCCGCAACCTGTCTGGTCGGAAAAAGCTGGGATTTTCAGGTTGATGTTGCCCTCGGTATTTCAAATCAGGAAAATGTTGAACTGATCTCGTCCAGTATCGAAGAATGTGTTCGTCAAGGGCGCGAAGCGATGTATGACGCCGAACATTTCTTTGATGGATATAAGGCCAATCCAGATTATGCGATGGAATGCTTGAAAGCTGCCCATGATGCGGGTGCCCGCTGGGTTGTCCTGTGTGATACAAATGGCGGGTCCATGCCGCATGAAGTCTCCCGGATTGTAAAAGAGGTCGTTAAAGTCATCCCCGGTGATCATGTTGGTATTCATACCCATAATGATACGGAAAATGCGGTTTCAAATACGCTTGCCGCTGTTCTGGCTGGTGCCCGGCAGGTGCAGGGAACCATCAACGGGCTGGGTGAACGCTGTGGTAATGCCAACATGATGAGCCTTATTCCAACTTTCATGTTGAAAGAGCCGTTTAAATCGCAGTTTGAAACCGGGATATCGGCTGAAGGCCTGAAAAGCCTGACTTCTGTTTCACGGCTTTTGGATGAAGTGCTAAACCGGGCTGCCAATCGGCACCAGCCCTATGTGGGACCCTCTGCGTTCACCCATAAAGGGGGACTGCATGTCTCGGCGGTTCAAAAAGACCCAAGCACCTATGAACATATCGAGCCGTCACTGGTTGGAAACTCGCGTATTATTCCTGTTTCGGATCAGGCTGGTCGGTCAAATGTTCTTGCACAGTTAAAAGACTTTGGTATGGACGTTGATCCAAAGGATCCGCGGATCGATCGCCTTCTGGAAGAGGTGAAAGAACGGGAATTTAACGGTTATAGCTATGATAGTGCGCCGGCCAGCTTTGAATTGATGGCGCGCCGTCGTCTGGGAATGGTGCCTAATTACTTTGAGGTTGAAAGTTTTCGTACGCAGGTTGAACGGCGCCACAATGCCAAAGGGGACATGATTTCTGTCTCGGATGCAGTGGTAAAAGTGATTGTTGACGGTAAACGATATATGTCTGTAGCTGAAGGAAATGGTGCGGTGAACGCGCTTGATATGGCCCTGCGAAAAGATCTTGGAAAATATTCTCAATATCTGGAAGACCTCCGGCTGGAGGATTTCAAGGTGCGTATCCTGACAACCGGGACGGAAGCTGTCACACGGGTTACCATTGAAAGCATTGATGATACCCTTAAGAACTGGACGACGGTCGGGGTTTCCCCGAACCTGGTGGATGCCGCCTTTGCCGCATTGCAGGATAGTATCATTTACAAACTTCTGAAGGCCGGTGCGCCCGCAGGAAAATAG
- the cysS gene encoding cysteine--tRNA ligase has product MSIQLYNTAKRQKEAFVPRDPKNVGMYVCGPTVYDTAHIGNARPAVVFDVLARLLRHEYGDDHVTYVRNITDVEDKIIEAAAANNESIADLTARTTKAYHDDMAALGVGLPDREPKATEHIDGMIEMIGVLIDKGHAYEAEGHVLFDVPSMPDYGKLSGRNREELIEGARVEVAPYKKDPADFVLWKPSPGDMPGWESPWGKGRPGWHIECSVMSKAELGEAFDIHGGGRDLIFPHHENEVAQSCCANEDSTFARYWVHNGFLTVEGKKMSKSLGNFFTVRDLLDKASKLENCAGEIYRFLLLNTDYRQPLNWTEVGVENAENSLNTLYTAMQKLEDVGAELSVVPDTIVDHLKNDIDTPFALKELIAIAKKANVASDQEERAILKGQLIKGGQLLGVLQQSVDDWFKGAAGSELDGAAIDELIEERIQSKKQKNFARADEIRNDLMEQGIILEDGPEGTTWKRA; this is encoded by the coding sequence GTGTCCATTCAGTTATACAATACGGCGAAGCGGCAAAAAGAAGCGTTTGTCCCACGCGATCCCAAAAATGTGGGAATGTATGTCTGTGGACCAACGGTTTATGATACAGCCCATATCGGAAATGCCCGGCCAGCCGTTGTGTTTGACGTATTAGCGCGCTTGCTTCGTCACGAATATGGCGACGATCACGTGACCTATGTGCGTAATATAACGGATGTAGAAGATAAAATTATTGAAGCCGCGGCCGCCAATAACGAAAGCATTGCTGACCTCACGGCACGGACAACCAAGGCCTATCATGATGATATGGCGGCGTTAGGTGTTGGGCTGCCGGACCGCGAACCAAAAGCAACCGAGCATATCGACGGCATGATCGAGATGATCGGCGTGTTGATCGATAAAGGGCACGCCTATGAGGCGGAGGGTCATGTTCTTTTTGATGTCCCAAGTATGCCTGATTACGGAAAACTTTCCGGGCGCAACCGTGAAGAGCTGATCGAAGGGGCGCGGGTGGAAGTTGCTCCTTATAAGAAGGATCCCGCAGATTTTGTCCTGTGGAAACCGTCTCCGGGTGATATGCCTGGATGGGAAAGCCCTTGGGGCAAAGGTCGGCCGGGTTGGCATATCGAATGTTCTGTGATGTCCAAGGCCGAACTTGGAGAAGCGTTTGACATTCACGGTGGTGGTCGCGATTTGATTTTCCCTCATCATGAAAATGAAGTTGCGCAAAGCTGCTGTGCCAATGAAGACAGTACCTTCGCCCGCTATTGGGTTCATAACGGTTTTCTGACCGTTGAAGGTAAAAAAATGTCCAAGTCACTGGGCAACTTCTTTACGGTTCGCGATTTATTGGATAAGGCCAGCAAGCTGGAAAACTGCGCCGGTGAAATCTATCGTTTTCTATTGCTCAATACAGACTATCGTCAACCCTTGAACTGGACTGAAGTTGGTGTTGAAAATGCTGAAAACTCTTTGAATACGCTTTATACGGCGATGCAGAAGCTGGAAGATGTTGGCGCGGAATTGTCGGTTGTCCCCGATACGATTGTTGATCATCTGAAAAATGATATCGATACCCCATTTGCGTTGAAAGAGCTGATTGCGATCGCGAAAAAAGCCAATGTGGCCAGCGATCAAGAAGAACGCGCAATCCTGAAAGGCCAGTTAATCAAAGGCGGGCAATTGCTCGGTGTATTGCAGCAGTCTGTTGACGACTGGTTTAAAGGGGCTGCTGGCAGCGAATTGGACGGGGCGGCCATTGATGAGTTGATAGAAGAGCGTATCCAATCCAAGAAACAGAAGAATTTTGCACGGGCAGATGAAATTCGGAATGACCTGATGGAACAGGGAATCATTTTGGAAGACGGACCCGAAGGAACAACCTGGAAGAGGGCATAA